One genomic segment of Actinoplanes ianthinogenes includes these proteins:
- a CDS encoding ABC transporter ATP-binding protein, with translation MLALDIKNLHKHYGAHHALDGVDLAVREGEIYGLLGPNGAGKTTLMKTVLGLQRPTSGSITLFGEPHSRALLAQVGALIEMPGLWSHLDAVTHLRLHAKLRGVPLERIETVIDQVQLGEVRHRRVAKYSLGMRWRLGIAIALLADPRLLILDEPTNGLDPIGVREMRGIIRSLAAAGTTVLISSHQLSEIAQICDRVGVVVAGRTRYEGSLQGLAAGGDLEAGFFQLVEVAGAGVR, from the coding sequence GTGCTCGCGTTGGACATCAAGAATCTGCACAAGCACTACGGCGCGCACCACGCTCTCGACGGCGTCGACCTGGCGGTGCGCGAGGGCGAGATCTACGGTCTGCTGGGCCCGAACGGGGCCGGTAAGACGACGCTGATGAAGACGGTGCTCGGGTTGCAGCGGCCGACCAGCGGGTCCATCACGTTGTTCGGTGAGCCGCACAGCCGGGCGCTGCTGGCGCAGGTCGGCGCGCTGATCGAGATGCCCGGGCTGTGGTCGCACCTGGACGCGGTGACCCACCTGCGCCTGCACGCGAAGCTGCGCGGGGTGCCGCTGGAGCGCATCGAGACCGTCATCGACCAGGTGCAGCTCGGCGAGGTGCGGCACCGGCGGGTGGCGAAGTACTCGCTCGGCATGCGCTGGCGCCTGGGCATCGCGATCGCGCTGCTGGCCGACCCGCGGTTGCTGATCCTCGACGAACCGACCAACGGTCTCGACCCGATCGGGGTCCGGGAGATGCGCGGGATCATCCGGTCCCTGGCCGCGGCCGGCACCACGGTCCTGATCTCCAGCCACCAGCTGTCGGAGATCGCGCAGATCTGCGACCGGGTCGGCGTGGTCGTGGCGGGCCGGACCCGCTATGAGGGCTCACTGCAAGGGTTGGCCGCCGGTGGTGATCTCGAGGCTGGCTTCTTCCAGCTGGTCGAGGTGGCCGGCGCAGGGGTCCGCTGA
- a CDS encoding DUF2511 domain-containing protein: MIKTTMVTAAAATVLLAAAGCGAGTRDADPAVPLPAPSSTTQQVAAENFGHLWPLSVDHGTIECRPGTQAVFVTADGTEYALNGKAEQAGIRSVDDIRAQGSGAGDVSTGALLTQAMKLC; this comes from the coding sequence ATGATCAAGACCACCATGGTGACCGCCGCTGCTGCGACCGTGCTGCTGGCCGCGGCCGGCTGCGGCGCCGGCACCCGTGACGCCGATCCCGCCGTGCCGCTGCCGGCGCCGAGCTCGACCACCCAGCAGGTCGCCGCCGAGAACTTCGGGCACCTCTGGCCGCTGTCGGTCGATCACGGGACCATCGAGTGCCGCCCCGGCACCCAGGCCGTCTTCGTCACCGCCGACGGCACCGAGTACGCGCTCAACGGCAAAGCCGAACAGGCCGGGATCCGCAGCGTGGACGACATCCGCGCCCAGGGCAGCGGCGCCGGCGACGTCAGCACGGGCGCCCTGCTCACCCAGGCCATGAAACTGTGCTGA
- a CDS encoding gallidermin/nisin family lantibiotic — protein MSIDLITKPQTDITVDDLFDLDVDVNIEMTTASPMITSVSLCTPGCTSAGGGSQCSFCC, from the coding sequence TTGTCCATCGACCTGATCACCAAGCCGCAGACCGACATCACCGTGGACGACCTGTTCGACCTGGACGTCGACGTGAACATCGAGATGACCACCGCGTCGCCGATGATCACCAGCGTCTCGCTGTGCACCCCGGGCTGCACCAGCGCGGGTGGCGGCTCGCAGTGCAGCTTCTGCTGCTGA
- a CDS encoding helix-turn-helix transcriptional regulator has product MTNEFQAEFVHTIRQSACMTPIIAIVNDVNGYQTYMAIKHGATCVFNIMVPADKQADSLRSVLFSAGQPALARVPQPRAGLVALPTADRQPRQVLSDLGREERALLKLLCGNDTMSVIAKSFYCSERSIYRRVRQLYDRFEVPGRTELRVVLAETTHRVHPAA; this is encoded by the coding sequence GTGACCAACGAGTTCCAGGCCGAGTTCGTGCACACGATCCGGCAGAGCGCCTGCATGACGCCGATCATCGCGATCGTCAACGACGTCAACGGCTACCAGACGTACATGGCCATCAAGCACGGCGCCACCTGTGTCTTCAACATTATGGTGCCGGCCGACAAGCAGGCCGACTCGCTGCGCTCGGTGCTGTTCAGCGCCGGGCAGCCGGCCCTGGCGCGGGTGCCGCAGCCCCGCGCCGGCCTGGTCGCCCTGCCGACGGCGGACAGGCAGCCGCGGCAGGTGCTCTCCGACCTGGGCCGCGAGGAGCGCGCGCTGCTCAAGCTGCTGTGCGGCAACGACACCATGTCGGTGATCGCCAAGAGCTTCTACTGCTCGGAACGCTCCATCTACCGCCGGGTCCGCCAGCTCTACGACCGTTTCGAGGTCCCCGGCCGTACCGAACTGCGCGTGGTGCTCGCCGAGACCACCCACCGGGTGCACCCCGCCGCGTGA
- a CDS encoding TetR/AcrR family transcriptional regulator yields MPAKRRDAEANRDRILRAAQDLLSRNPTASMDDLAQAAGVVRRTVYAHFPTRDALLDGLSDKVSGHLLGALGGTDRSGLDPEVALADFALTVWTVGAEYRLLMTLADADLGSVSRLHELLAPIRAQGVELLVRGRASGRFATHLPPELLTLALQGMTLSMIQAVNDGVWSDDGVAVATGVLIAAGLPLKAAEEAVAQARNLKVAHD; encoded by the coding sequence ATGCCAGCCAAACGCCGCGACGCCGAGGCGAACCGGGACCGGATTCTGCGAGCGGCCCAGGACCTGCTCTCCCGCAACCCGACGGCCAGCATGGACGACCTGGCCCAGGCCGCCGGCGTGGTCCGGCGGACCGTGTACGCCCACTTCCCGACCCGGGACGCGCTGCTCGACGGCCTCTCCGACAAGGTCTCCGGGCACCTGCTCGGCGCACTCGGCGGCACCGACCGTTCGGGGCTCGACCCGGAGGTCGCCCTCGCCGACTTCGCGCTCACCGTGTGGACCGTCGGCGCGGAGTACCGGCTGCTGATGACCCTGGCCGACGCGGATCTGGGCAGCGTGTCGCGGCTGCACGAGCTGCTCGCCCCGATCCGCGCGCAGGGCGTGGAGCTGCTGGTCCGTGGCCGGGCGAGCGGCCGGTTCGCCACCCACCTGCCGCCCGAGCTGCTGACGCTGGCTCTGCAGGGGATGACCCTGTCGATGATCCAGGCGGTGAACGACGGCGTCTGGTCGGACGACGGCGTCGCGGTCGCCACCGGGGTGCTGATCGCGGCGGGACTGCCGCTCAAGGCCGCGGAGGAGGCCGTGGCGCAGGCGCGGAATCTGAAAGTTGCACACGACTGA
- a CDS encoding MMPL family transporter: MSSALHRLAVSVVRHRGRTLVAWLLALLVLAGGGLLIARGTDDAFTIPGSESQQALDTLKRVFPEVSGSSAQLVITGVDPVEARKPITDAVAEATRVDQVITVISPFDERFKGNRTGRAAIITVQFDVAFMDVKPATKAAVDKIGKDLQNEIRGARVRVGGDAYADRVPKPSPVEGLGLVVALMVLLITFGSLVAAGLPLLTAILGVGLSVGLLYGATRVITVPSTAVTLAMMLGLAVGIDYALFILSRHRDQLRDGLPVADSIARATATAGSAVVFAGLTVVIALVGLVVADIPFLTTMGLCAAVAVAIAVLIAVTLMPALLSLAGERLRPRGRKKPQGRKKPRKRQIDVYARWVAVATRRPVITIVTLLIGLGALALPATELRLALPDGASEAPGSAARQTYDAITAEFGPGYNGPLLVTADIIASHDPVGLMNRLGAEIAKVPGVALVPIATPNPKAEIGIVQVIPASAPDSPDTVALVARLRALEPHLRAEYGVPTAVTGITAVGVDVSARLGGALVPFGILVAGLSLVLLTMVFRSIAVPIKATVGYLLSVGAAFGVTALVFQRGWLAGELNVAHTGSVISFLPIILMGVLFGLAMDYEVFLVSRIREEYVHTGDARHAIGAGFRASAPVVVAAAAIMFAVFAAFVPESAATVKPIALSLAVGVFVDAFLVRMTLVPAVLALLGDRAWWLPPRLDRVLPSFDVEGEGVTRELALADWPEPGATDVVATDQVRIGPGEIVTVVGDQKAASAFLLAVGGRATSVPGRMKTLGRVLPQRASEVRDEVVLIRRPDPAEILAAAAVTPPLLLIDGFDRVPDRAAVLAGLRAAVDRGSTVLVTGSGHDPQIPTSIKVSA, encoded by the coding sequence GTGTCTTCCGCGCTTCACCGCTTGGCCGTCTCCGTGGTCCGCCATCGCGGCCGCACCCTGGTCGCCTGGCTGCTCGCCCTGCTGGTGCTGGCCGGCGGCGGGCTGCTGATCGCCCGCGGCACCGACGACGCCTTCACCATCCCCGGCTCCGAGTCGCAGCAGGCCCTGGACACCCTCAAGCGGGTCTTTCCCGAGGTCAGCGGCTCCTCCGCGCAGCTCGTGATCACCGGGGTGGATCCGGTCGAGGCCCGGAAACCGATCACCGACGCGGTAGCCGAGGCCACGCGGGTCGACCAGGTGATCACGGTGATCTCGCCGTTCGACGAGCGATTCAAAGGCAACCGCACCGGTCGCGCGGCGATCATCACGGTTCAGTTCGACGTCGCCTTCATGGACGTCAAGCCGGCTACCAAGGCCGCCGTCGACAAGATCGGCAAGGATCTGCAGAACGAGATCCGGGGCGCGAGGGTCAGAGTCGGCGGGGACGCCTACGCCGACCGGGTGCCGAAGCCCAGCCCGGTCGAGGGGCTCGGCCTGGTCGTCGCGCTGATGGTCCTGCTGATCACTTTCGGCTCCCTGGTCGCGGCCGGCTTGCCGCTGCTCACCGCGATCCTCGGGGTCGGGCTCTCGGTCGGCCTGCTCTACGGCGCCACCCGGGTGATCACCGTCCCGTCCACCGCGGTCACCCTGGCGATGATGCTCGGCCTCGCGGTCGGCATCGACTATGCGCTGTTCATCCTGTCCCGGCACCGCGACCAGCTCCGGGACGGCCTGCCGGTCGCCGACTCGATCGCCCGGGCGACCGCCACGGCCGGCTCGGCGGTCGTCTTCGCCGGCCTGACCGTGGTGATCGCCCTGGTCGGGCTGGTGGTGGCGGACATCCCGTTCCTCACCACGATGGGACTGTGCGCGGCGGTGGCCGTGGCGATCGCCGTACTGATAGCCGTCACCCTGATGCCGGCGCTCCTGTCACTGGCCGGCGAACGCCTGCGGCCGCGAGGCCGGAAAAAGCCGCAAGGCCGGAAGAAGCCGCGCAAGCGGCAGATCGATGTCTATGCGCGCTGGGTCGCGGTGGCGACGCGCCGGCCGGTGATCACCATCGTGACGCTGCTGATCGGGCTCGGCGCGCTCGCGCTGCCGGCCACCGAGCTGCGGCTGGCGCTGCCGGACGGGGCGAGTGAGGCGCCGGGCAGCGCGGCCCGGCAGACCTACGACGCGATCACCGCGGAGTTCGGGCCGGGCTACAACGGTCCGCTGCTGGTCACCGCGGACATCATCGCCTCGCACGACCCGGTCGGGCTGATGAACCGGCTGGGCGCGGAGATCGCGAAGGTGCCCGGGGTGGCGCTGGTGCCGATCGCCACGCCGAACCCCAAGGCCGAGATCGGCATCGTGCAGGTGATCCCGGCCAGTGCGCCGGACTCGCCGGACACCGTCGCGCTGGTCGCCCGGCTGCGCGCCCTGGAGCCGCACCTGCGCGCCGAATACGGCGTGCCCACCGCGGTCACCGGCATCACCGCGGTCGGCGTGGACGTGTCGGCGCGGCTCGGCGGCGCGCTGGTGCCGTTCGGGATCCTGGTGGCCGGGCTGTCGCTGGTGCTGCTCACCATGGTGTTCCGGTCGATCGCGGTGCCGATCAAGGCGACCGTCGGCTACCTGCTCTCGGTCGGCGCGGCGTTCGGGGTGACCGCGCTGGTCTTCCAGCGCGGCTGGCTGGCCGGCGAGCTGAACGTGGCGCACACCGGCAGCGTGATCAGCTTCCTGCCGATCATCCTGATGGGTGTCCTGTTCGGACTCGCGATGGACTACGAGGTCTTCCTGGTCTCCCGGATCCGCGAGGAGTACGTGCACACCGGCGACGCCCGGCACGCGATCGGCGCCGGGTTCCGGGCCTCCGCGCCGGTCGTGGTGGCCGCCGCCGCGATCATGTTCGCCGTCTTCGCCGCGTTCGTCCCGGAGAGCGCCGCGACGGTCAAACCGATCGCGCTGAGCCTGGCCGTCGGCGTCTTCGTGGACGCGTTCCTGGTCCGGATGACGCTGGTCCCGGCGGTGCTGGCGCTGCTCGGCGACCGGGCCTGGTGGCTGCCGCCGCGGCTGGACCGGGTCCTGCCGTCGTTCGACGTGGAGGGCGAGGGCGTCACCCGGGAACTCGCCCTGGCCGACTGGCCGGAACCGGGCGCCACCGACGTGGTCGCCACCGACCAGGTGCGCATCGGGCCCGGCGAGATCGTCACCGTGGTGGGCGACCAGAAGGCGGCGAGCGCCTTCCTGCTCGCCGTCGGCGGCCGGGCCACCAGCGTGCCGGGCCGGATGAAGACGCTCGGGCGGGTCCTGCCGCAGCGCGCTTCCGAGGTACGCGACGAGGTCGTCCTGATCCGCCGCCCGGACCCCGCCGAGATCCTGGCGGCCGCCGCCGTGACGCCGCCGCTGCTGCTGATCGACGGCTTCGACCGGGTGCCCGACCGCGCGGCGGTGCTGGCCGGCCTGCGGGCCGCGGTCGACCGCGGCAGCACGGTCCTGGTGACCGGTTCCGGTCACGATCCCCAGATCCCGACGAGCATCAAGGTGTCCGCATGA
- a CDS encoding ABC transporter ATP-binding protein: MNVTIENLSKDYKGGHRALDGIDLTVGTGMIGLLGANGAGKTTLMRILAGVLRPTSGRITIGGHDLATSAGRTAVKRMLGYLPQELPLYTGLTGREFLDYIALLKGIDDKGARRRQIDLLLDRVGLSDQANRRIGGYSGGMKRRIGIAQTLLGDPRLIIVDEPTSGLDPEERMRFRTLLASLGGDRTVLLSTHILADVAQSCPQVAVLNTGRLVYFGSTTGLTDAAEDRTYLVHSDGPAPEGCTVVNATTTATGTEYRIVGDPPPAGARRVEPTLEDGYVALLQTHRETQETHR; this comes from the coding sequence ATGAACGTCACGATCGAGAACCTGTCGAAGGACTACAAGGGCGGTCACCGGGCCCTCGACGGCATCGACCTGACCGTCGGCACCGGCATGATCGGGCTGCTCGGCGCCAACGGCGCCGGCAAGACCACCCTGATGCGGATTCTCGCCGGCGTCCTGCGTCCCACCTCCGGACGGATCACGATCGGCGGTCACGACCTCGCGACCTCCGCCGGGCGCACCGCCGTCAAACGGATGCTCGGCTACCTGCCGCAGGAACTTCCCCTGTACACCGGACTGACCGGCCGTGAGTTCCTCGACTACATCGCCCTGCTCAAAGGCATCGACGACAAGGGCGCCCGGCGTCGGCAGATCGACCTGCTGCTCGACCGGGTCGGGCTCAGCGACCAGGCGAACCGGCGCATCGGCGGCTACTCCGGCGGCATGAAACGCCGCATCGGCATCGCACAGACCCTGCTCGGCGACCCGCGCCTGATCATCGTCGACGAACCCACCAGCGGCCTCGACCCCGAAGAACGCATGCGTTTCCGTACGCTTCTGGCCAGCCTCGGCGGGGACCGGACCGTCCTGCTGTCCACCCACATCCTGGCCGATGTCGCGCAGAGCTGCCCCCAGGTGGCCGTGCTCAACACCGGCCGGCTGGTCTATTTCGGCAGCACCACCGGACTGACCGACGCCGCCGAGGACCGGACTTATCTGGTGCACTCCGACGGGCCGGCGCCGGAGGGCTGCACCGTGGTCAACGCCACCACCACGGCCACGGGCACCGAGTACCGCATCGTCGGCGACCCGCCCCCGGCCGGCGCCCGCCGTGTGGAACCCACCCTCGAAGACGGCTACGTGGCACTGCTGCAAACCCATCGCGAGACTCAGGAGACCCACCGATGA
- a CDS encoding alpha/beta hydrolase — protein sequence MINRPLSRLLALTAALVATLTVLVAAGPPPTAAATRPPRVFRELAYAPAQPAGTRGHLLDLYLPAESATAPHPLLIVMGGSGWLADDGKGYAPALVPYFTSHGFVVAGVSTRSSQQALFPAQVNDVQAAIRWLRAHAARYEFDPDRIAVLGDSSGGWTALMAGFTGTGVRAVVDLYAPIDFGQMDAHMLPGACSSFNAAFHLDACHASPLSPESSLLGCPILTCPARVAAADPIARLTPAAPPVLIIHGTEDGLVPLHQSELLFDALTTAAVPTTFYTVPGVGHNRDIVSPDHAPATVRHVGKPLTADADHPTYAVIESFVRAASGLPGR from the coding sequence ATGATCAACCGACCGCTTTCCCGTCTCCTCGCACTGACCGCGGCCCTGGTCGCCACCCTCACGGTGCTGGTCGCCGCCGGTCCACCACCGACCGCCGCGGCCACCCGCCCGCCCCGGGTGTTCCGCGAGCTCGCCTACGCCCCCGCGCAGCCGGCCGGCACCCGCGGCCACCTGCTCGATCTCTACCTACCGGCGGAATCGGCCACCGCCCCGCACCCCCTGCTGATCGTGATGGGCGGCAGCGGCTGGCTCGCCGACGACGGCAAGGGCTACGCCCCGGCGCTCGTCCCCTACTTCACCTCGCACGGTTTCGTGGTCGCCGGCGTGTCCACCCGCTCCAGCCAGCAGGCGCTCTTCCCGGCCCAGGTGAATGACGTCCAGGCGGCGATCCGCTGGCTGCGCGCCCACGCCGCCCGCTACGAGTTCGACCCGGACCGGATCGCCGTGCTGGGCGACTCGTCGGGCGGCTGGACCGCCCTGATGGCCGGCTTCACCGGCACCGGCGTGCGCGCCGTGGTCGACCTGTACGCCCCGATCGACTTCGGCCAGATGGACGCGCACATGCTGCCCGGCGCATGCTCGTCGTTCAACGCGGCGTTCCACCTGGACGCCTGCCACGCCTCACCGCTCTCACCGGAGTCCTCGCTGCTCGGCTGCCCGATCCTGACCTGCCCGGCCCGGGTCGCCGCGGCCGATCCGATCGCCCGCCTGACCCCGGCGGCCCCACCGGTCCTGATCATCCACGGCACCGAGGACGGCCTGGTGCCGCTGCACCAGAGCGAACTGCTCTTCGATGCCCTGACCACCGCCGCGGTGCCGACGACCTTCTACACGGTCCCGGGGGTCGGCCACAACCGCGACATCGTCTCCCCGGACCACGCCCCGGCCACGGTCCGCCACGTCGGCAAGCCCCTGACCGCGGACGCCGACCACCCGACATATGCGGTGATCGAGTCCTTCGTGCGGGCCGCTTCCGGCTTGCCCGGCCGCTGA
- a CDS encoding ABC transporter permease, with protein sequence MTASAALRGRRDNPSVWVVTSTELTRLRRGFIAWYALLAPVVIAVPLFMGSLFAPDGPGEHTWKVFSTSTLNLWGMLVPMSAGLLAALSIRSDQDSWRLMLSYAVPRHRYFTGKVAALSLLGLVSSVVLFAMLLLAAAINGQLADAVGLAAGAAFLPWLVGLATTGIAVLVAAAWGLGPSIAVGVVGMFGGLIVADKSFWFAVPFSWPMRILQSVAGVGTNGIPLPGGGSSGHAIPVAVALSVVVLVLVLLAGGRLMTRKEV encoded by the coding sequence ATGACCGCTTCTGCAGCCCTGCGAGGACGGCGGGACAACCCGTCGGTCTGGGTGGTGACCAGTACCGAGCTGACACGGCTGCGCCGTGGATTCATCGCCTGGTACGCGCTGCTCGCGCCCGTCGTGATCGCCGTCCCGCTGTTCATGGGGTCGCTGTTCGCCCCGGACGGGCCCGGCGAGCACACCTGGAAGGTGTTCAGCACCTCCACGCTGAACCTCTGGGGAATGTTGGTGCCGATGAGCGCCGGCCTGCTTGCGGCGTTGTCGATCCGCTCCGATCAGGACTCCTGGCGACTGATGCTGTCGTACGCGGTGCCGCGGCACCGGTACTTCACCGGCAAGGTGGCGGCGCTGTCGCTGCTCGGCCTGGTCTCCAGTGTCGTGCTGTTCGCCATGCTGCTGCTGGCCGCGGCGATCAACGGCCAGCTGGCCGACGCGGTGGGGCTGGCGGCCGGGGCGGCGTTCCTGCCCTGGCTGGTGGGCCTGGCCACGACCGGTATCGCGGTCCTGGTCGCGGCCGCCTGGGGCCTGGGTCCCAGCATCGCGGTCGGGGTGGTCGGCATGTTCGGCGGCCTGATCGTGGCCGACAAGTCGTTCTGGTTCGCCGTGCCGTTCAGCTGGCCGATGCGCATCCTGCAGTCGGTGGCCGGGGTCGGCACGAACGGTATCCCGCTGCCGGGCGGCGGCTCGTCCGGACATGCCATCCCGGTGGCGGTGGCGCTCTCTGTCGTGGTCCTCGTGCTGGTGCTGCTGGCCGGTGGCCGTCTGATGACCCGTAAGGAGGTCTGA
- a CDS encoding S1 family peptidase yields the protein MRKTIISAVITLLSAAAGLAVTATPAAAIANGDLVPLGQYAFSVKLTMTGIPTADGGRRNSACSGALIAPRWVITAGHCFRTFDNVRVEYPVADLTTATVGRTDLTQTDVGHEIKIVAVRQSPTADVALAMLETPVRDIKPIRLGRKPPAIGAIVRVTGYGSTTSVNPAPVTWLRTGQMSVVSLTDAVTGLTGYAPHPDTTPCPYDSGAPIFLEHGHGRPVLIAVDSNGPSCPHTGVENGARTDNIANWILAVVKTRVPATAR from the coding sequence ATGCGGAAAACCATCATCAGCGCCGTCATCACGCTGCTTTCGGCGGCGGCAGGGCTGGCGGTCACGGCCACGCCCGCCGCGGCGATCGCCAACGGCGACCTCGTCCCCCTCGGCCAGTACGCCTTCTCGGTGAAACTGACCATGACCGGTATCCCGACCGCGGACGGCGGACGACGCAACAGCGCCTGTTCCGGCGCGCTCATCGCACCACGATGGGTGATCACCGCCGGGCACTGCTTCCGGACCTTCGACAACGTCCGGGTCGAATACCCGGTGGCCGACCTGACCACCGCAACCGTCGGGCGCACCGACCTCACCCAGACCGACGTCGGGCACGAAATCAAAATCGTCGCTGTGCGGCAGTCCCCGACCGCCGACGTTGCCCTCGCGATGCTGGAGACCCCGGTCCGCGACATCAAGCCGATCCGCCTGGGGCGCAAGCCGCCCGCCATCGGCGCCATCGTGCGGGTAACCGGCTACGGCTCGACCACCAGCGTCAACCCGGCACCGGTCACTTGGCTGCGGACCGGGCAGATGAGCGTCGTCTCACTGACCGACGCGGTCACCGGCCTGACCGGGTATGCCCCGCACCCGGACACCACCCCCTGTCCGTACGACTCCGGCGCACCGATCTTCCTCGAACACGGCCACGGCCGTCCCGTCCTGATCGCGGTGGACAGCAACGGGCCCAGCTGTCCCCACACCGGCGTCGAAAACGGCGCCCGCACCGACAACATCGCCAATTGGATCCTCGCCGTTGTCAAAACGCGCGTGCCCGCCACCGCTCGGTAG
- a CDS encoding RNA polymerase sigma factor — protein MEQDEMLMSAVAGGDQDALRVLYERHAAVMLRLIRRLTQNQGVAEECLQESWLAVWQSAATFRGEAPVRSWLLGVARRQAHNRLRKASLTTVELNDSTDAADTAPGVEEQVLAQARAEQVADAIRDLPEHLREVLVLVLVEELPYQEVAAALDIPVGTVKSRMSHARKRLAAVLTTVSERVGER, from the coding sequence GTGGAGCAAGACGAGATGCTGATGAGCGCGGTCGCCGGCGGTGATCAGGACGCCCTGCGGGTGCTGTACGAACGGCACGCCGCGGTGATGCTGCGACTCATCCGCCGGCTCACCCAGAATCAGGGCGTCGCCGAGGAGTGTCTGCAGGAGAGCTGGCTGGCGGTGTGGCAGTCGGCTGCCACCTTCCGCGGCGAGGCACCGGTGCGCAGCTGGCTGCTGGGGGTGGCCCGGCGGCAGGCCCACAACCGGCTGCGCAAGGCGAGCCTGACCACGGTGGAGCTCAACGACAGCACCGACGCGGCGGACACCGCCCCGGGCGTCGAGGAGCAGGTCCTGGCGCAGGCCCGTGCCGAGCAGGTGGCCGACGCGATCCGTGACCTGCCCGAACATTTGCGCGAGGTGCTGGTGCTGGTGCTGGTGGAGGAATTGCCGTACCAGGAAGTCGCTGCCGCCCTGGACATCCCGGTCGGCACCGTCAAGAGCCGCATGTCGCATGCCCGTAAGCGGCTGGCAGCCGTACTGACGACCGTCTCGGAGAGAGTTGGCGAACGATGA